In Azospirillum thiophilum, the DNA window GTGTCAATGCGGACATGGCGGCCTTCGCGCAGCAGGCGCTTGGCCATGCGCACCGCATGGCCGGGGTTGGCGGCGATGCGCGCCGCCAACGCCCGGGCGGCGGGAAGCAACTCCGCCGCCGGCACGATTTTCGACACCAGGCCGCAGGCAAGGGCTTCGGCGGCGTCGATCGGGTCGCCGGTGAAGGCCATCTCGCAGGCCTTCGAGAAGCCGACGACGCGCGGCAGCAGCCAGGCCCCGCCGTCGCCGGGCACGATGCCGACCTTGACGAAGCTCTCGGCGAAGCGGGCGGTTTCGGAGGCGATGCGCAGGTCGCACATGCAGGCGAGGTCGCAGCCGGCGCCGATCGCCGGGCCGTTGACCGCCGCGATGACCGGCACCTCCAGCCGCTCGAAGGCCAGCGGGATGCGCTGGATGCCGCGCTGGTAGTTCTGGCGGGTGCGCGCCGGCAGCGGGTCGTTCAGGCCGCCGCCCTCGCGCATGGTGTTGAGGTTGCCGCCGGAGGAGAAGGCGCTGCCCGTGCCGGTCACGATGGCGACCCGCACCGCCGGATCCTCGTTCAGGCGGTCGAGCGCCTCCACCATCGCCTCGACCATGTCGGGGTCGGAGATCGGGTTGCGCAGCTCCGGACGGTTCAGCGTCAGGGTGACGATGCCGTCTTCGATCTCGTACAGGACTGGGGTGCTCATCGCTGGATCCTCTGGTCTTGTCAGTCCGGTCGCCAGGTTGGCGCAGGCTTGGTCAGCGCAGGCCGAGGCCGCGCGCGATGATGCCGCGCAGGATCTCCCGCGTGCCGCCGCGCAGCGAGAAGGCCGGCGCGTTCATCACCGTGTGGGCCAGCACGGCGGAGAAGTCGCGGGTCGAGTCCAGGTCTGGCTCGGCCT includes these proteins:
- a CDS encoding crotonase/enoyl-CoA hydratase family protein; the encoded protein is MSTPVLYEIEDGIVTLTLNRPELRNPISDPDMVEAMVEALDRLNEDPAVRVAIVTGTGSAFSSGGNLNTMREGGGLNDPLPARTRQNYQRGIQRIPLAFERLEVPVIAAVNGPAIGAGCDLACMCDLRIASETARFAESFVKVGIVPGDGGAWLLPRVVGFSKACEMAFTGDPIDAAEALACGLVSKIVPAAELLPAARALAARIAANPGHAVRMAKRLLREGRHVRIDTLLEMSAAMQALAHATADHREAVDAMLSKRPANFTGE